The Brevibacillus brevis genome contains a region encoding:
- the acsA gene encoding acetate--CoA ligase, with amino-acid sequence MNVEKIPATEGPFNLENYDEAYANFDWADVEKQFSWYETGKVNMVYEAIDRHLATDRKDKIALMYSNATRDETYTFAQLSELSNKFGNVLRNLGIGKGDRVFVFMPRSPELYVSVLGTIKVGAIVGPLFEAFMEAAVRDRLENSEAIAIVTTPALLPRIPVNDLPALKHVIVVGAEEELKEGHISFEKAMEEASSELEIEWVDREDGMILHYTSGSTGKPKGVLHVHNAMIQHYQTGKWILDLKEDDVYWCTADPGWVTGTSYGIFSPWLNGATIVVRGGRFTPEDWYKVIEKNKVSIWFSAPTTFRMFMGAGDELVKQFDLSSLRHVLSVGEPLNPEVVHWGMRVFNQRIHDNWWMTETGAQLISNYRCMAIKPGSMGKPFPGIYAAIIDDRGNELPPNRMGNLAIRKGWPAMMRQIWNNPAKYEEYFSIPGWYVSGDSAYKDEEGYFWFQGRIDDVINTSGERVGPFEVESKLVEHPAVAEAGVIGKPDPVRGEIIKAFISLRAGYEPSEALMEEIRKYVKEGLAAHAAPREIEFRDKLPKTRSGKIMRRVLKAWELGLPTGDLSTMED; translated from the coding sequence ATGAACGTGGAGAAAATTCCAGCAACGGAAGGCCCTTTTAATTTGGAAAATTATGACGAAGCATATGCGAATTTTGATTGGGCAGATGTAGAGAAACAGTTTTCTTGGTATGAGACCGGGAAAGTAAACATGGTATATGAAGCCATTGATCGACATCTCGCTACTGATCGGAAAGACAAAATCGCTTTGATGTACAGCAATGCGACGAGAGACGAGACCTATACCTTCGCGCAATTAAGCGAGCTATCCAATAAATTCGGAAATGTTTTGCGGAATTTGGGTATTGGAAAAGGGGACCGCGTTTTCGTCTTTATGCCGCGTTCGCCGGAGCTTTATGTAAGCGTTTTAGGAACGATCAAGGTTGGCGCAATCGTAGGACCTCTGTTCGAAGCGTTCATGGAAGCGGCAGTGCGTGATCGCTTGGAAAATAGCGAAGCAATTGCGATCGTAACGACACCAGCACTCTTGCCACGCATTCCCGTAAATGACCTGCCTGCGCTAAAACACGTAATTGTTGTAGGAGCAGAAGAGGAGCTAAAAGAAGGTCACATCAGCTTTGAAAAAGCGATGGAAGAAGCCTCCTCCGAGCTGGAAATCGAATGGGTTGATCGTGAGGATGGAATGATCCTCCATTACACCTCAGGCTCGACGGGCAAGCCAAAGGGTGTTCTGCATGTTCACAATGCCATGATCCAGCATTACCAGACTGGGAAGTGGATTCTCGATTTGAAAGAGGATGACGTTTATTGGTGCACAGCAGACCCAGGCTGGGTAACAGGTACTTCTTATGGCATTTTTTCACCGTGGTTGAATGGAGCGACTATCGTCGTACGTGGTGGACGTTTCACTCCCGAAGACTGGTATAAAGTCATTGAGAAAAACAAAGTATCGATATGGTTCAGTGCTCCAACTACGTTCCGCATGTTCATGGGGGCAGGGGATGAACTCGTCAAGCAGTTTGACTTATCCAGTCTGCGTCATGTCCTGAGCGTTGGCGAACCACTCAATCCAGAAGTCGTTCACTGGGGCATGCGCGTGTTTAATCAACGCATTCACGACAACTGGTGGATGACGGAAACAGGCGCTCAGCTGATTTCTAACTATCGCTGTATGGCAATCAAGCCTGGATCGATGGGCAAGCCGTTCCCAGGTATTTATGCAGCGATTATCGATGACCGTGGTAACGAACTGCCGCCGAATCGTATGGGGAACCTGGCAATTCGTAAGGGCTGGCCGGCCATGATGAGACAGATCTGGAACAACCCAGCGAAGTACGAAGAATATTTCAGCATCCCAGGCTGGTACGTATCCGGAGATTCAGCATACAAGGATGAAGAAGGCTACTTCTGGTTCCAAGGCCGTATTGATGATGTGATCAATACTTCCGGTGAGCGAGTCGGTCCGTTTGAAGTAGAGAGCAAGCTCGTGGAGCATCCAGCAGTAGCAGAAGCGGGTGTCATCGGCAAACCAGATCCGGTTCGTGGTGAAATTATCAAGGCATTCATCTCACTGCGAGCAGGTTATGAGCCAAGTGAGGCGTTGATGGAGGAAATCCGCAAGTATGTAAAGGAAGGACTGGCTGCACATGCTGCTCCTCGCGAAATCGAATTCCGCGACAAGCTGCCAAAAACACGTTCCGGAAAAATCATGCGCCGCGTCTTGAAAGCGTGGGAATTAGGTCTTCCGACTGGTGACCTGTCTACCATGGAAGATTAA
- a CDS encoding metallophosphoesterase, whose product MIWLILLGAIALLLFRAYRNTFDVQIKDVTVALQKSLRIQNPHDFEPISILHLSDLHMENLSVKPEQVVADFSDRQVDLIAITGDLLDRQKNIPKAVSFVQTVQQLNPALGTFVVFGNHDYVLSPQKLAQLKSELERIGCRVLINQNETVYHKGQPLHIIGVDDFSTRHSHLTKSFSGVPETGARLVLTHDPNIVLHMKEYAYDYLLSGHFHGGQIHWPRPFHLATMGKLPKLNMVKGLHEMDGRLFYISEGLGQTGVNIRLRSRPEITLHVLGSDAPCNEMAVPAPALQETAATLALD is encoded by the coding sequence ATGATCTGGCTTATTTTGCTTGGGGCTATCGCCTTGTTGCTTTTTCGAGCCTATCGCAATACATTTGATGTTCAAATAAAGGATGTAACCGTCGCTTTGCAAAAGTCTTTGCGCATTCAAAATCCTCATGATTTTGAGCCGATTTCGATACTGCATTTGTCTGATTTGCACATGGAAAATTTGTCGGTAAAACCCGAACAAGTTGTCGCTGATTTCTCGGATCGTCAGGTGGACCTGATAGCAATTACTGGAGATTTGCTTGATCGACAAAAAAACATTCCGAAGGCTGTTTCTTTTGTGCAAACCGTTCAGCAGCTAAATCCAGCACTAGGAACTTTTGTTGTTTTTGGCAACCATGATTATGTCCTCTCGCCTCAAAAGCTCGCGCAGCTAAAATCTGAGCTTGAGCGAATTGGCTGTCGTGTTTTGATCAACCAAAATGAAACGGTCTATCACAAGGGACAACCGTTGCACATTATTGGTGTGGATGATTTCAGTACCCGTCACAGCCACTTGACCAAGTCGTTTTCAGGTGTACCCGAAACGGGAGCAAGGCTCGTCTTGACTCATGATCCTAATATAGTTTTGCATATGAAAGAGTATGCTTACGATTATTTGCTGTCAGGACATTTTCACGGAGGGCAGATCCATTGGCCTCGCCCCTTTCATCTTGCAACGATGGGGAAACTGCCGAAGCTGAACATGGTAAAAGGTCTTCACGAGATGGATGGTCGTCTCTTTTATATCAGTGAGGGTCTGGGACAAACAGGAGTAAACATCCGTCTGCGTTCCCGTCCTGAGATAACTTTGCATGTACTGGGCAGTGATGCTCCATGTAACGAGATGGCCGTTCCAGCCCCGGCTCTACAAGAAACAGCTGCCACGCTCGCCCTCGACTAA
- a CDS encoding PucR family transcriptional regulator has translation MEKWKRDVEHIRQATNLPIEYVQVSQTKAAQALQDWVEKGWEQVALHSSNSVMTLILIETASWHSSARALLDLIFPHVDDPATLPLPKQISNWLSGIVSGSPVAIPAQLEAKWPWKEARVSFLLERCRSDRPGEWDSLQPLLQDFFEGVPDFIPLTQTHALLIVPVSMLDHQKTASELLEWASGLHDLISMEWMEPVRLIVGSPITSPLALGDTLVRQLSLTRALQSYRPQMMVAGDWSYPLERWAASLPKEIAAAIANELAAVITVPHMTEEQLETLDTLFARQLNVSDTARQLFLHRNTLLYRLDKLTEQTGLDPRLFPDAVMLQLYLLFRQN, from the coding sequence GTGGAAAAATGGAAGAGAGATGTCGAGCACATCCGACAAGCGACAAATTTACCTATCGAATATGTACAAGTCTCACAAACAAAAGCAGCACAAGCCCTGCAGGATTGGGTAGAAAAAGGCTGGGAGCAAGTTGCCCTCCATTCGAGCAACAGTGTGATGACATTGATCCTTATCGAAACGGCATCGTGGCATTCTTCAGCCCGAGCGTTGTTGGATCTGATTTTTCCTCATGTGGATGATCCAGCAACGCTTCCTCTCCCCAAACAGATATCCAATTGGCTTTCGGGCATTGTCTCTGGCTCCCCTGTAGCGATCCCTGCTCAGCTGGAAGCAAAATGGCCGTGGAAAGAAGCGCGCGTCTCCTTTTTATTGGAGCGATGCAGATCAGATCGCCCGGGAGAATGGGATTCCTTGCAGCCCTTGTTGCAAGATTTTTTTGAAGGAGTACCCGATTTCATTCCGTTGACACAAACACATGCCCTTCTCATCGTCCCTGTCTCCATGCTCGATCACCAAAAAACGGCTTCTGAGCTTTTGGAGTGGGCATCTGGCCTGCATGATCTGATTTCGATGGAATGGATGGAACCCGTTCGCCTTATTGTCGGGTCGCCAATCACGAGTCCACTTGCGTTGGGTGACACTCTTGTACGTCAATTATCACTCACTCGTGCCCTTCAATCTTATCGGCCACAGATGATGGTCGCTGGAGATTGGTCTTATCCATTAGAACGATGGGCAGCTTCTCTCCCCAAAGAAATAGCAGCTGCAATCGCCAACGAGCTGGCCGCTGTCATAACCGTTCCGCACATGACAGAGGAACAGCTGGAAACATTAGATACGTTGTTCGCCAGACAATTGAATGTAAGTGATACAGCCCGGCAGCTTTTCCTTCACCGGAATACACTGTTGTATCGATTGGACAAGCTGACGGAACAAACTGGATTAGACCCGCGATTGTTTCCTGATGCCGTCATGCTGCAGCTATACCTTCTCTTTCGTCAAAATTAA